One segment of Urocitellus parryii isolate mUroPar1 chromosome 5, mUroPar1.hap1, whole genome shotgun sequence DNA contains the following:
- the LOC113176431 gene encoding olfactory receptor 6C76-like, with the protein MKNQTFETEFILLGLTDDPKLNIFIFLFLFFTYLLSITGNITIITLTLVDLHLKTPMYFFLRNFSFLEISFTTVSIPRYLVSITTGDKTISYNSCMAQVFFLILLGATEFFLLTVMSYDRYVAICKPLHYTTIMNSRICTLLVLGSWLTGFLIIFPPVIMGLQLDFCDSNIIDHFTCDSSPLFLISCTDTSFLELLAFILAILTLITTLTLVILSYVFIIKTILRIPSAEQRKKAFSTCSSHMIVVSISYGSCIFMYVKTSAKKGEALTKGIAVLNTSVAPMLNPFIYSLRNQQVKQSFKNLVKKCLSNKF; encoded by the coding sequence atgaaaaatcaaacatTTGAAACTGAGTTCATTCTTCTGGGATTAACAGATGACCCAAAgctcaatattttcatttttctctttctatttttcacCTACCTACTGAGCATTACTGGAAACATAACAATCATCACCCTCACTCTGGTAGACTTGCACCTAAAAAcacccatgtatttcttcctcagGAATTTCTCTTTCCTAGAAATCTCATTCACCACAGTTTCTATTCCTAGATACCTGGTCAGCATAACAACTGGGGATAAGACCATTTCCTATAATTCTTGCATGGCCCAGGTGTTTTTCCTCATACTGCTTGGTGCAacagaatttttccttttgaCTGTGATGTCCTATGACCGTTATGTGGCTATCTGCAAGCCTCTGCACTACACAACAATAATGAACAGCAGGATCTGCACCCTGCTTGTCCTTGGTTCTTGGCTGACCGGCTTTCTCATCATCTTTCCACCTGTGATCATGGGACTACAACTGGATTTCTGTGACTCCAACATCATTGACCACTTCACCTGTGACTCCTCTCCTTTGTTCTTGATCTCCTGCACAGACACATCCTTCCTAGAGCTCTTGGCATTTATCCTGGCAATATTAACTCTCATTACAACCTTAACATTAGTGATTCTTTCCTATGTGTTCATCATTAAGACAATTCTGAGGATCCCCTCTGCTGAGCAAAGGAAAAAGGCCTTTTCCACTTGCTCCTCACACATGATTGTTGTCTCCATTTCTTATGGAAGCTGCATTTTCATGTATGTCAAAACTTCAGCCAAAAAAGGAGAAGCATTGACCAAGGGCATAGCTGTGCTCAATACCTCTGTTGCCCCAATGTTAAATCCTTTTATTTACTCCTTAAGGAACCAGCAGGTCAAACAATCCTTTAAAAACTTGGTCAAGAAATGTTTGTCAAACAAGTTTTAA
- the LOC113176430 gene encoding olfactory receptor 6C76-like gives MKNHTSATEFILLGLTDDPKLNLFIFLFLLFTYILSITGNLTIITLTLVDLHLKSPMYFFLRNFSFLEISFTTVTIPRYLVSIITEDKTISYNSCMTQVFFFILLSATEFFLLTVMSYDHYVAICKPLHYTTIMNSGVCTLLVLGSWLTGFLIIFPPVIMGLQLDFCDSNIIDHFTCDTSPLLLISCTDTFLLELLAFLLAILTLITTLTLVILSYVFIIKTILRIPSAEQRKKAFSTCSSHMIVVSISYGSCIFIYVKTSAKKGEALTKGIAVLNTSVALMLNPFIYSLRNQQVKQSFKNFLKKCWSSKF, from the coding sequence ATGAAAAATCATACATCTGCAACTGAGTTCATTCTTCTGGGATTAACAGATGACCCAAAACtcaatcttttcatttttctctttctacttttcaCCTACATACTGAGCATTACTGGAAACTTAACAATTATTACCCTCACTCTGGTAGACTTGCACCTAAAATcacccatgtatttcttcctcagAAATTTCTCTTTCCTAGAAATCTCATTCACCACAGTTACTATTCCTAGATACCTGGTCAGCATCATAACAGAGGATAAGACAATTTCCTACAATTCTTGCATGACCCAGGTGTTTTTCTTCATATTGCTTAGTGCAacagaatttttccttttgaCTGTGATGTCCTATGACCATTATGTGGCTATCTGCAAGCCTCTGCACTACACAACAATAATGAACAGCGGGGTCTGCACCCTGCTTGTCCTTGGTTCTTGGCTGACCGGCTTTCTCATCATCTTTCCACCTGTGATCATGGGACTACAACTGGATTTCTGTGACTCCAACATCATTGACCACTTCACCTGTGACACCTCTCCTTTGCTCCTGATCTCCTGCACAGACACATTCCTCCTAGAGCTCTTGGCATTTCTCCTGGCAATATTAACTCTCATTACAACCTTAACATTAGTGATTCTGTCCTATGTGTTCATCATTAAGACAATTCTGAGGATCCCCTCTGCTGAGCAAAGGAAAAAGGCCTTTTCCACTTGCTCCTCACACATGATTGTTGTCTCCATTTCTTATGGAAGCTGCATTTTCATATATGTCAAAACTTCAGCCAAAAAAGGAGAAGCATTGACCAAGGGCATAGCTGTGCTCAATACCTCTGTTGCCCTAATGTTAAATCCCTTTATTTACTCCTTAAGGAACCAGCAGGTAAAACAATCTTTTAAGAACTTTCTCAAAAAATGCTGGTCAAGTAAATTTTAA